A DNA window from Mytilus edulis chromosome 14, xbMytEdul2.2, whole genome shotgun sequence contains the following coding sequences:
- the LOC139502913 gene encoding complement C1q tumor necrosis factor-related protein 3-like codes for MVTGHKSCSRNAGLMKSIQYQLKLVEDNDEKCDCARRVSEPGKVAFMAKNSDSLVNIPGKSAVVYNTVMTNLGNGYDKSTGTFTAPSNGVYNFSWTVVTHFGKYFFTYLALNGKLIARNYTGGRVGSEHISSTQKAVLEIKKDDKVFVKVQDDLIGQFMLGDSWSTFSGYKL; via the exons ATGGTGACGGGACATAAATCCTGCTCCAGAAATGCTGGTCTTATGAAGAGTATCCAATACCAACTTAAACTCGTTGAGGACAATGATGAAAAATGTGATTGTGCAAGAAGAGTTTCAG AACCTGGCAAAGTTGCGTTTATGGCTAAAAATTCAGATTCTTTAGTAAATATCCCTGGCAAATCAGCTGTAGTATACAATACAGTTATGACAAATTTAGGCAACGGATACGACAAATCCACTGGGACATTTACTGCTCCTTCAAATGGTGTTTACAACTTTTCCTGGACCGTTGTTACTCATTTTGGAAAATACTTCTTCACTTACCTCGCTCTAAACGGGAAACTGATAGCTAGAAACTACACAGGAGGACGTGTTGGATCAGAGCACATCTCATCAACTCAGAAAGCTGTTCTTGAAATTAAAAAGGACGATAAGGTATTCGTTAAGGTCCAGGATGATCTTATCGGACAGTTCATGCTTGGTGATAGCTGGTCAACTTTCAGTGGTTATAAACTATAA
- the LOC139504017 gene encoding complement C1q tumor necrosis factor-related protein 3-like — MSLFQVILLTCVMTLMVNVHKSCSRNAGLMKSIKYQLKLVEDNNGKCDCTGKDSRRDSVTAQDKVAFMAKTISALINIPAKSTVVYHTVVTNIGNGYDKSTVIFTAPSNGIYIFSWTVLTHNHKYFVTYLALNGNVIIKNYTGANSVADHISSSQNAVLEIKKDDKVLVKVLEGYTGQYMIGNHYSSFSGYKL, encoded by the exons ATGAG TTTATTCCAAGTTATCCTACTGACATGTGTTATGACACTTATGGTAAATGTACATAAATCCTGCTCCAGAAATGCTGGTCTTATGAAGAGTATCAAATACCAACTTAAACTCGTTGAGGACAATAATGGAAAATGTGATTGTACAGGAAAAGATTCAAGAAGAGATTCTGTGACAG CACAAGATAAAGTTGCGTTTATGGCTAAAACTATATCTGCTTTAATAAATATTCCTGCGAAATCTACTGTAGTATACCATACAGTTGTGACAAATATAGGCAACGGATACGATAAGTCAACTGTGATATTTACCGCTCCTTCAAATGGTATCTACATATTTTCCTGGACCGTACTAACTCATAATCACAAATACTTCGTCACTTATCTGGCTCTAAACGGAAATGTGATAATAAAAAACTACACGGGAGCAAATAGTGTGGCGGATCACATATCATCAAGTCAGAATGCTGTTCTCGAAATTAAAAAGGACGATAAAGTACTCGTTAAGGTCCTAGAAGGATATACCGGACAGTACATGATTGGTAATCACTATTCATCTTTTAGTGGTTATAAACTATAA